TTCCATCAAGACGGCGGGAGGGATTCCCAGTTCCTCCATCGTCAGGCGATCCATCTGACGCATCTCCTGCGCACTCACCAGATACACAAACTTCCCTCCTTGCCTGTATCATCTATATGTCCATGCCTTGGCAGATATGCGGACAGGTTTGACGAGCTTTGAGGGTGAGACCTGCGGCGTCTATACCACCTTCACCGCATTTTCCTTCACCTGCTTGATAATCTCCACAAGCCGCTTCTGCTTGGCGCTGTCGAACAGCTTGAACATGCTTTGCGGTTTGTCGAAGGGCGGTTTGGTCAGTTCAGCCACGTCGTCGATGTAGCCGTTTTGGACAATGTAATCGATGACTTTTTTCACAAACACGATTTGCGCCTGGGTAAGCGACTGGTCGTTGATGAATTCGGAAAAGGCCTCCATCGCCGCTGCGTATTCCATTTTGGCGATTTTTCGCACCAATAAACCGAACGGCGTGTCTTTGAACTCCCGCCGGTAATCTTCCGCCGTGCCCAGCTCACTGGTGAAAATCCGCTCCAGGCTTTCGTAGTCTGCCGCGGTCAGCGGCAGATTGTGGCGCAGCTTGTAAATGGCCAGATGATCTTTGTTTTCCTCGATGTAGCGATTCACTTTCAGCTTATAATCTTCGAAATGGTACGCCTCATCCAGCGCTTGTCCTTCTTTGACCTGAAGCACCTCGTCGGTCAGGTTGGTGTAGACAATCGTTTTGCCGCTTCCTTCATCGACGATGAATTTGACCAATTCCCGCAGTTGGATCCGGATGTGCTCCAAATCGAGCAAACCGGCATCCTGCCAAAACGACGGCGACTGGATGGTGCGGATCAACTCCAGCTTCTCTTTGATCTGCGGAATCGTCGCCCGTTTCGCTAAATGTGCGCATAGGTCGGCCAATTCTTTCCGGTTCCGCTGAAACTGCGGCTTCTTCTCCAGTTTCCCCAACATGAGCCCGTACATCAGGTTATCGAACCGTTTGGCGTGCTCGTCGGGTTCGTCCATATAGACCAAGGGTCCCAAGTGCTCGATCAGATGCTTTTGGTCGGTGTCGGTCAGGCTGAGGAAAGCGTCCTCGTGTTTGTATTTCTCCACGTATTCCAGCTTCATTTTGACCGCGATCAATTCCGGGTTCAGTCGCCGGATCTGTTCCACCACCGTGTCCACCAGGCCGGCGCGCCACTGTCGGTACGGTTCGTCGGCAAATTCGGCATGCTGCAGGTGGGCGATTAACCGGATGCGTTTGGCGAAAATGGCTTCCGACAGGCTTGGCGTTCCGCCGCCTTCCAACCCTTCTTGATGCTGCCGGAAAAACTCGAAATTCCCCAAGTAATCAAAGATGACAAAGTGGGTCTTGTCCTGTCCGGGGCCAAACAAATCTTTGCAAAGCCGCGTTCCCCGGCCGATCATTTGCCAAAATTTCGCCTTGGACCGCACCCGCTTGAAAAACACCAGGTTCACGACTTCCGGCACGTCGATGCCGGTGTCCATCATGTCCACCGAGACGGCGATGTGGGGTTCTTTGTCCCGCACTTTGAAATCGTTGAGAATCGCCAGGGCATATGGGTCGTCATAGGTCACGCGCCGGGCGAAATGGCCTTTGTACTGCGGATACAGTTTGTTGAACCGCTCGACGATGTACTCGGCATGCCGTTTGTTCTGGGCGAAAATGATCGTCTTGCCGATCCGGTCCCCGCCGGCCACTTTGATGCCTTTGGTCATCAGGTCTTGCAGCACCGTGTCGACGGTCGACTGGTTGAAAATGAAGGCGTTCAGCTCCGACGCCGGAATTTCGTCGGGCATATGGCCCTCTTCGTCGGTGAAATCCTCCTCGTAACGCTCCTTGTCTTCCTCGGACAGTTCATCATACGTGATGCCGTGGGCCAAAAACTTCGTCGTCACTTCGATGTTGTAGTAGGGTACCAGCACATGGTCCTTCTTCACTGCGGTTTCGTATTCGTACGCGTACGTGGGCACCCCGTTTTCCAACTCGAAAAACTCGTAGGTGTTCCGGTGCACGTCGGTCTTCGGCGTGGCCGTCAGTCCGACCAGGATGGCGTCGAAATATTCGAAGATGGCCCGGTACTTTTTGAAAATGCTGCGATGGGCTTCGTCGATGATGATCAGATCGAAGTGGGCCGGGGTAAACAGCCGCTTCCCGTCTTCGCTTTTCGCCGTGTCGATGGCGTTCAGCATGGTCGGATAGGTGGAAAAGACGATGCGCGCCGACTTGTCGTCCCTGTTGTCCAGCAGGTTGCAGAGGAACATTTCCGGCAAGCAGTTTTTGAAACTGTCCTTCGCTTGTCTGACGAGGGCGATGCGGTCGGCCAGAAACAGCACGTTGGTGACGTACCCGCCCCGGGAGAGGACGTCGACCAGGCTGGCGGCCGTGCGCGTTTTGCCGGTGCCGGTGGCCATCACCAGCAACGCCTTCCGGTGACCCGCTTCGATGTGTTCGCAAACCGCGCGGACGGCTTCTTTCTGGTAATACCGGTCGGTGATTCGATCGTCGATGGGGATGTGGGTGAGGGGCTTGCGTTCCGTGCGGCGCTGCATCAGTTTTTCCAGATCCGACCTGGAAAAGATGCCGCTGACTTGGCGTTGAGGCGACGAGAGGTCATCCCAGAAGTACGTTTCAAAGCCGTTGGTGACGAACATCATCGGCCGCCGGCCGGTCATCCGTTCCAGGCAGTCGGCGTACAGCTTGGCCTGCTGGGTGCCGGCTTTCGGGTCTTTGGACGCGCGTTTGGCCTCAATGACCGCCAGCGGCAGGCCGTCTTTGCCGTACAAGACGTAATCGGCGTAGCCCGTCCCTTCCCCGTTGGGCATGCCCACCAGCGGCACTTCTTCGAGGACGTCTTCCCCGAACGTCCAGCCGAGGAGTTTGAGATCCACGTCGATGTATTTTTTGCGGGTCATAAATTCCGACAAGTCCACCGGCGTGAAGCGGCGTTCTTCCTGATGCTTTTGCTTGGCGGCCGTAAGTTGTTCACTGAGGCCTGCGATTTGCGCACGCAGCGCCTCGATTTCCGCTTCTTTTTCCTCCAGCAGACGGTTCTGCCGTTGGATGGCATCTTCATCGACGACAACGGCCGACGATGGGATGCGGGATTCGTCAAAGGTGCGTTCTTCGTAATCGGTTCCGTAACAATAGTCGATCCACTGGATGAACTCGAACAATGCAGCCAGAGACAACACCACC
This region of Bacillus thermozeamaize genomic DNA includes:
- a CDS encoding DEAD/DEAH box helicase, whose product is MAANFDFLRGRSEYALFADACIEAERVLATSPAMAAVGCRKALELAVKWVYAADNTIRMPYRDNLQSLIHEPTFRFAMDSRTWKKLPYIIKLGNLAVHTDKTIDRSEVVLSLAALFEFIQWIDYCYGTDYEERTFDESRIPSSAVVVDEDAIQRQNRLLEEKEAEIEALRAQIAGLSEQLTAAKQKHQEERRFTPVDLSEFMTRKKYIDVDLKLLGWTFGEDVLEEVPLVGMPNGEGTGYADYVLYGKDGLPLAVIEAKRASKDPKAGTQQAKLYADCLERMTGRRPMMFVTNGFETYFWDDLSSPQRQVSGIFSRSDLEKLMQRRTERKPLTHIPIDDRITDRYYQKEAVRAVCEHIEAGHRKALLVMATGTGKTRTAASLVDVLSRGGYVTNVLFLADRIALVRQAKDSFKNCLPEMFLCNLLDNRDDKSARIVFSTYPTMLNAIDTAKSEDGKRLFTPAHFDLIIIDEAHRSIFKKYRAIFEYFDAILVGLTATPKTDVHRNTYEFFELENGVPTYAYEYETAVKKDHVLVPYYNIEVTTKFLAHGITYDELSEEDKERYEEDFTDEEGHMPDEIPASELNAFIFNQSTVDTVLQDLMTKGIKVAGGDRIGKTIIFAQNKRHAEYIVERFNKLYPQYKGHFARRVTYDDPYALAILNDFKVRDKEPHIAVSVDMMDTGIDVPEVVNLVFFKRVRSKAKFWQMIGRGTRLCKDLFGPGQDKTHFVIFDYLGNFEFFRQHQEGLEGGGTPSLSEAIFAKRIRLIAHLQHAEFADEPYRQWRAGLVDTVVEQIRRLNPELIAVKMKLEYVEKYKHEDAFLSLTDTDQKHLIEHLGPLVYMDEPDEHAKRFDNLMYGLMLGKLEKKPQFQRNRKELADLCAHLAKRATIPQIKEKLELIRTIQSPSFWQDAGLLDLEHIRIQLRELVKFIVDEGSGKTIVYTNLTDEVLQVKEGQALDEAYHFEDYKLKVNRYIEENKDHLAIYKLRHNLPLTAADYESLERIFTSELGTAEDYRREFKDTPFGLLVRKIAKMEYAAAMEAFSEFINDQSLTQAQIVFVKKVIDYIVQNGYIDDVAELTKPPFDKPQSMFKLFDSAKQKRLVEIIKQVKENAVKVV